The nucleotide sequence GCCTTCGCTGCCGATCGTGACGCCCTTGTGCAGGAAGCCGCCCTTGACGGAATAAGTGGTGAGCGCCTGAGCGGTCACCGTCGGGTCGGCCTTGCCGGTGCGCATGTTATAAAACGTGCCCTGATCGTCCATGTAGATCGTCGGATAGATGGTGGACGTCACCGCGGCTGGAATTTCCGTTCGCGGTACGCCCGCGCGATCGAACGCATGCAGCGCGCCCGGAAACAGCTCCATGATCACATCCTGCTTGGCGACGTCCATGGCATGCGCCGCATCCTGACATTGCTGCGGAGACACCCAGTTGTCGCGGTCGCCCGACATGATCAGCAGGCTCGCCCCGTCCGCGAGGCGCGAGGAACGGAACTGCACGCCGCACCAGGGATAACCCGCAACGACGGCGCGCAGGCCCTTGCCCTTGCCGAGAACGGCATCCGACACCGGCGCAGCGGCGGCCATCATGACCGCCGTTCCGCCGCGGCTGCCGCCTGTGGCGCCGAGCCGTGCCGGGTCAATCTCCTTGCGCGTGCGCAGATATTTGGCGGCAGCGAGAACGTCATAGGCGCTTGCAGCGAAGGTCAACTGCCCTTGATCCGCAATGGTGTCCTTGATGCCGCGTCCGAAGAAGGGATCGACGATCAGCACGCCAAGTCCTGCTGATGTGAGCGCTGCGGCGTGCGCGATATGATGCGGGCCAAGATTGCCGCTGCCGGGTGTTTCGATCACGGTTGGCACAGGGCCCTTGGCATTTGCCGGCAGGAAGAGCTGCGCCGTGAGCGTCACCGTCTTGCCCATCTCACCCTTCATGAGCGGGCCGTAATCGGCAGGGTTGGCGCTGTCGAACTTGACGAGTTCGCCGCGAAGGCCGTTCGGCAGGACCAGCGGGGTCGTTGCGAACTCTGACGAATCCACCTTCGGAAGCGG is from Afipia massiliensis and encodes:
- a CDS encoding dienelactone hydrolase family protein — translated: MLRSKIAYRTALALLSVLAAGTASAQTPLPKVDSSEFATTPLVLPNGLRGELVKFDSANPADYGPLMKGEMGKTVTLTAQLFLPANAKGPVPTVIETPGSGNLGPHHIAHAAALTSAGLGVLIVDPFFGRGIKDTIADQGQLTFAASAYDVLAAAKYLRTRKEIDPARLGATGGSRGGTAVMMAAAAPVSDAVLGKGKGLRAVVAGYPWCGVQFRSSRLADGASLLIMSGDRDNWVSPQQCQDAAHAMDVAKQDVIMELFPGALHAFDRAGVPRTEIPAAVTSTIYPTIYMDDQGTFYNMRTGKADPTVTAQALTTYSVKGGFLHKGVTIGSEGDQAAEYSKGMTDFLKAKLAQP